One Streptosporangium sp. NBC_01495 DNA window includes the following coding sequences:
- a CDS encoding Cas10/Cmr2 second palm domain-containing protein → MYVVMIGTAGNQRYIFSSGKRQEIVGASDLIARVDGAWADEALEKVFRGFVKSEWRIESHDAELLVAGAGGITVLVRDQEAGRRLVTELTRRALKEAPGLDVCGVVVEYVPGELADAIGRARTELAAVREARPGPQARFLRLPLVEDCASSGLPAEAIRFEGKGEPAQPRSAAAVAKLDAYRPALDRMAAVGNAHTGRRAMRGIVDELGLNTEWVAVVHADGNGLGELFRTLGESVRGEGDRAYADALRAFSLGVDRCGKGAFQEALRRTTEELGGEGPLPVLPLVLGGDDLTVVCAGEVALPFTRHYLEAFEKETAAEPLLAPMLARSGRTNLGAGAGVAIVKRNYPFHFAYELAEKLTEVEAKGVKGWGSALAFVVLFESAAPDLKRIRASVTLSGGSGGTASPYLVGEGSEDARARGRRWADLQRRVDALNLRETGSKEPLIPRSAAHDLREGVCLGEEVAASRFGLLLRRFEKDRERREALMELTEEGELLWTDHVHGDHAHGAKKVTGLLDAMTAQRFLKVKEEAR, encoded by the coding sequence ATGTACGTCGTCATGATCGGTACGGCGGGCAACCAGCGCTACATCTTCTCCTCGGGGAAGCGGCAGGAGATCGTCGGAGCGTCCGATCTGATCGCCAGGGTGGACGGGGCCTGGGCTGATGAAGCCCTGGAGAAGGTGTTCCGCGGTTTCGTGAAAAGCGAGTGGCGCATCGAGAGCCACGACGCGGAGCTTCTGGTCGCGGGCGCGGGCGGGATCACCGTGCTGGTCAGGGACCAGGAGGCCGGGCGGCGGCTGGTGACGGAGTTGACCCGGCGCGCGCTGAAGGAGGCGCCGGGGCTGGACGTCTGCGGGGTCGTGGTCGAGTATGTCCCGGGTGAGCTGGCTGACGCGATCGGGAGGGCGCGGACGGAGCTGGCGGCCGTGCGGGAGGCCAGGCCGGGACCGCAGGCGCGGTTCCTGCGGTTGCCGCTGGTCGAGGACTGCGCGTCGAGCGGGCTGCCCGCGGAGGCGATCCGTTTCGAGGGGAAGGGAGAGCCCGCGCAGCCGAGGTCGGCGGCGGCGGTGGCGAAACTGGACGCCTACCGGCCGGCCCTCGACCGGATGGCCGCGGTGGGGAACGCTCACACCGGCCGGCGGGCGATGCGAGGGATCGTTGACGAGCTCGGCCTGAACACCGAGTGGGTCGCGGTGGTGCACGCCGACGGCAACGGGCTCGGCGAGCTCTTCCGGACGTTGGGCGAGTCGGTGCGAGGTGAGGGCGACCGCGCCTATGCGGACGCGCTGCGGGCGTTCTCCCTCGGGGTGGACCGCTGTGGGAAAGGGGCGTTCCAGGAGGCGCTGCGCCGTACCACTGAGGAGCTGGGAGGGGAGGGTCCGCTGCCGGTCCTGCCGCTGGTGCTCGGTGGCGACGACCTGACCGTGGTGTGCGCGGGTGAGGTGGCGTTGCCCTTCACCCGGCACTACCTGGAGGCGTTCGAGAAGGAGACCGCGGCCGAACCCCTGCTCGCCCCGATGCTGGCCAGAAGCGGTCGCACGAACCTGGGAGCGGGCGCCGGTGTGGCGATCGTCAAGCGCAACTACCCTTTCCACTTCGCGTACGAGCTGGCCGAGAAACTGACCGAGGTCGAGGCCAAGGGGGTCAAGGGCTGGGGGTCCGCGCTCGCCTTCGTCGTGCTGTTCGAGAGCGCAGCCCCCGACCTGAAGCGGATCCGCGCGTCGGTCACCCTGTCGGGTGGTTCGGGAGGAACGGCCTCGCCGTACCTGGTGGGGGAGGGCAGCGAGGACGCCCGGGCGCGGGGGCGGCGCTGGGCGGACCTGCAACGGCGGGTCGATGCGCTGAACCTGCGTGAAACCGGGTCGAAGGAGCCGCTCATTCCCCGGAGCGCGGCCCATGACCTCCGCGAGGGGGTGTGCCTGGGCGAGGAGGTCGCCGCGTCCCGGTTCGGCCTGCTGCTGCGGCGGTTCGAGAAGGACCGGGAGCGCAGGGAGGCGCTCATGGAGCTGACGGAGGAGGGCGAGCTGCTGTGGACCGATCACGTTCACGGCGACCACGCCCACGGAGCGAAGAAGGTGACGGGCCTGCTGGACGCGATGACGGCACAGCGGTTCCTGAAGGTGAAGGAGGAGGCGAGGTGA
- a CDS encoding 3'-5' exonuclease, with amino-acid sequence MDFGTWPRLLVVDVEGNGANPPDLVEVATIPIDAGQPVPQSGNSTLIRPPRPISRFATGIHHITNQDVDSAPGWESVAPAVQADLDGAWIAAHNAHVDYTVLSRHLPDWQPAGVIDTLRLARATLPDAPAYRLDALLAYTNISVTDISGRRHRAGFDAHAAALLLVNLAAHYPTWEALIAAAVPPNMPGAAAPTTPDHEEQALW; translated from the coding sequence GTGGACTTCGGCACCTGGCCGCGCCTGCTCGTGGTCGACGTGGAAGGCAACGGAGCCAACCCGCCCGACCTCGTAGAAGTCGCGACCATCCCCATCGACGCAGGCCAGCCGGTGCCTCAATCGGGGAACTCCACCCTGATCCGACCCCCGCGGCCCATCAGCCGTTTCGCCACCGGCATCCACCACATCACCAACCAGGACGTCGACAGCGCCCCTGGCTGGGAGTCGGTAGCCCCGGCGGTCCAGGCGGACCTCGACGGGGCGTGGATTGCCGCCCACAACGCTCACGTGGACTACACCGTGCTGAGCCGTCACCTGCCCGACTGGCAACCGGCCGGGGTCATCGACACGCTGCGGCTGGCCCGCGCCACCCTGCCCGACGCCCCCGCCTACCGTCTGGATGCGCTCCTGGCCTACACCAATATCTCCGTGACCGACATCAGCGGGCGGCGGCACCGGGCCGGGTTCGACGCCCACGCCGCCGCGCTGCTCTTGGTCAACCTCGCCGCCCACTACCCCACCTGGGAAGCCCTCATCGCAGCAGCTGTCCCGCCGAACATGCCCGGCGCCGCCGCCCCCACCACCCCCGACCATGAGGAACAGGCCCTATGGTGA
- a CDS encoding GNAT family N-acetyltransferase produces the protein MADSPRFAVIELDVRKDYRRRGIGRQLLETLLAQQDVASYATLLADPDAPAHAMYRRWGWQVVGPVRAAPDSRTSDALVLDLSKW, from the coding sequence TTGGCGGATTCGCCGAGATTCGCGGTGATCGAGCTTGACGTCCGGAAGGACTACCGGCGGCGTGGCATCGGCCGGCAGCTCCTGGAGACGCTGCTGGCTCAGCAGGACGTCGCCTCATACGCGACGCTGCTGGCCGATCCGGACGCCCCTGCCCACGCCATGTATCGGCGCTGGGGGTGGCAGGTGGTGGGCCCTGTCCGGGCTGCGCCCGACTCCAGGACTTCCGACGCCTTGGTGCTGGACCTCAGCAAGTGGTAG